The Streptomyces kanamyceticus genome window below encodes:
- a CDS encoding TrmH family RNA methyltransferase, translating into MNRTDATADPGGAERAWRGIAETSVLLDGFHAIKHALRFGASVPLALTSDRAAVLALADELAPDVRDALDALLVRVPDERLRALVPRLHPTAVAALAVRPSRAANLEALARTPRTAPVVVLDDPRNLGNAGAVIRLAAGFGATGVVTTGTLDPWHPTVVRGGAGLHFATAVERMDVAELPHGPVFALDAEGEDIRSLKLPDDAVLAFGSERSGLSERLRARADHLVSLPMRPQVSSYNLATSVGMALFHWSAGRPPGPGA; encoded by the coding sequence ATGAACAGGACGGACGCGACGGCGGATCCCGGCGGCGCCGAGCGCGCCTGGCGGGGGATCGCCGAGACGTCCGTACTGCTCGACGGCTTTCACGCGATCAAGCACGCGCTGCGCTTCGGCGCGTCCGTGCCCCTGGCGCTGACCAGTGACAGGGCCGCGGTCCTCGCGCTCGCCGACGAGCTGGCCCCGGACGTGCGGGACGCGCTCGACGCGCTCCTCGTGCGGGTCCCGGACGAGCGGCTGCGCGCGCTCGTGCCGCGGCTGCACCCGACGGCGGTCGCCGCCCTCGCGGTCCGCCCCTCGCGCGCCGCCAACCTCGAAGCACTGGCACGTACGCCCAGGACCGCGCCGGTCGTCGTGCTCGACGATCCCCGCAATCTGGGCAACGCGGGGGCCGTGATCCGGCTTGCCGCGGGCTTCGGGGCGACCGGCGTCGTCACGACAGGCACGCTCGATCCCTGGCACCCCACCGTCGTACGCGGCGGGGCGGGGCTGCATTTCGCGACGGCCGTGGAGCGGATGGACGTCGCCGAGCTGCCGCACGGCCCGGTGTTCGCGCTCGACGCGGAGGGCGAGGACATCCGGTCTCTGAAGCTCCCCGACGACGCGGTGCTCGCCTTCGGGTCCGAGCGCAGCGGCCTCTCGGAGCGGCTGCGCGCCCGCGCCGATCACTTGGTGTCGCTGCCGATGCGCCCGCAGGTCTCCAGCTACAACCTGGCGACGAGCGTCGGCATGGCGCTCTTCCACTGGTCGGCGGGCAGGCCCCCGGGGCCGGGGGCCTGA
- a CDS encoding HTTM domain-containing protein, translated as MSRFERPLAQGLAKATGFALGPYQTAVIRIGFAATWLLFLLREFPHRHELYGPDGPWSWDMAQQLIANNGAFTALMWSDGQLWFEVVYLLAMVSSVLLLLGWRTRVMSVLFMVGVLSLQNRSIFIGDGGDNVIHLMATYLVFTRCGQVWSLDARRAARARAESPELTVPVDRVGPALWWVLGLVLSGVTFLGELSGGWLLFFWGLLLVHGLWWAVGQRAPQGQFRKLFDVVANLAHNAALLVIMVEACLIYATAGWYKIQGSRWQDGTAVYYPLNLDYFSPWPALSDVLSSNGVMLMLVTYGTVAVQVAFPFTLFNRRVKNVLLTAMIFEHAVIAVVLGLPFFSLAMITADAVFLPTTFLRRVGGWATRARVGLASRVPLDRLPRRSALPEQRAVGGERDEEPTEHARVGFTP; from the coding sequence ATGAGCCGCTTCGAACGTCCGCTGGCGCAAGGGCTCGCCAAGGCCACCGGCTTCGCCCTCGGTCCGTACCAGACCGCGGTGATCCGCATCGGCTTCGCCGCCACCTGGCTGCTCTTCCTGCTGCGCGAATTCCCCCACCGCCATGAGCTGTACGGCCCGGACGGGCCCTGGAGCTGGGACATGGCCCAGCAGCTCATCGCGAACAACGGCGCCTTCACGGCACTGATGTGGTCGGACGGGCAGCTCTGGTTCGAGGTCGTCTATCTGCTTGCCATGGTGAGCAGCGTCCTGCTGCTGCTCGGCTGGCGCACGCGCGTGATGTCCGTGCTCTTCATGGTCGGCGTGCTCTCGCTGCAGAACCGCAGCATCTTCATCGGCGACGGCGGCGACAACGTCATCCACCTGATGGCGACCTACTTGGTGTTCACCCGGTGCGGTCAGGTCTGGTCCCTGGACGCGCGACGCGCGGCACGCGCGCGTGCCGAGAGTCCCGAACTCACCGTGCCGGTCGACCGCGTGGGGCCCGCCCTGTGGTGGGTGCTCGGGCTCGTCCTGTCCGGTGTGACGTTCCTGGGGGAACTCAGCGGCGGCTGGCTGCTGTTCTTCTGGGGGCTGCTGCTCGTGCACGGCCTGTGGTGGGCCGTGGGGCAGCGTGCGCCGCAGGGACAGTTCCGCAAGCTCTTCGACGTCGTCGCCAACCTCGCCCACAACGCGGCGCTGCTCGTGATCATGGTCGAGGCGTGCCTGATCTACGCGACCGCCGGCTGGTACAAGATCCAGGGGAGTCGCTGGCAGGACGGCACGGCCGTCTACTACCCGCTGAACCTCGACTACTTCTCGCCGTGGCCCGCGCTGTCCGACGTCCTTTCGTCCAACGGCGTCATGCTGATGCTGGTGACGTACGGGACGGTCGCCGTGCAGGTGGCCTTCCCGTTCACCCTCTTCAACCGGCGCGTCAAGAACGTGCTGCTCACGGCCATGATCTTCGAGCACGCCGTCATCGCGGTCGTGCTCGGACTGCCGTTCTTCTCGCTCGCGATGATCACGGCCGACGCGGTGTTCCTGCCGACGACGTTCCTGCGGCGGGTGGGCGGATGGGCGACGCGCGCACGCGTGGGGCTGGCATCCCGGGTGCCGCTCGACCGGCTTCCCCGCAGGAGCGCCCTGCCGGAACAGCGGGCCGTGGGCGGGGAAAGGGACGAGGAGCCCACCGAGCACGCGCGCGTAGGCTTCACTCCATGA
- a CDS encoding DUF5819 family protein, with the protein MDGYDKGSGGGSAGPDEPAGPDEPAEFSGSEQQDGLSGPEESGGLSDSERQSAPEPRVEPRVGIAGLSLGHQIAAAVALALIAVAACVHIGMLFLHVAPSNTVTKQHGDVVDDWIYPEFEQNWKLFAPNPLQQNVAVQARAELRTAGGGVRTTHWYDLSARDGAAIDGSLFPSHTQQNELRRAWDFYTGSHDAQNRPVGLRGQLSERYVRRVALMRLDRERPGGAGDHIARVQVRSRTTNVRPPKWSEEKVPTKPTYRILPWWSVTSGDMPLGDGAGVGTGRDTGRDTDRDGQGSDR; encoded by the coding sequence ATGGACGGGTACGACAAGGGTTCCGGCGGCGGGTCCGCCGGGCCTGACGAGCCCGCCGGGCCTGACGAGCCCGCCGAGTTCTCCGGCTCTGAGCAGCAGGACGGGCTCTCCGGCCCCGAGGAGTCCGGCGGGCTCTCCGACTCCGAGCGGCAGAGCGCGCCCGAGCCCCGCGTCGAGCCCCGCGTCGGCATCGCCGGGCTCTCGCTGGGCCATCAGATCGCCGCCGCGGTCGCGCTCGCCCTCATCGCCGTGGCCGCCTGCGTCCACATCGGCATGCTCTTCCTGCACGTCGCCCCCTCGAACACCGTGACCAAGCAGCACGGCGACGTGGTCGACGACTGGATCTACCCCGAGTTCGAGCAGAACTGGAAGCTCTTCGCGCCCAACCCGCTCCAGCAGAACGTCGCGGTGCAGGCCCGCGCCGAGCTCCGTACGGCCGGTGGCGGTGTACGGACCACGCACTGGTACGACCTGTCCGCGCGCGACGGCGCCGCCATCGACGGCAGCCTGTTCCCCAGCCACACGCAGCAGAACGAGCTGCGCCGCGCCTGGGACTTCTACACGGGCTCGCACGACGCGCAGAATCGTCCCGTCGGCCTGCGGGGCCAGCTCTCCGAGCGCTATGTCCGCCGAGTCGCGCTCATGCGGCTCGACAGGGAGCGGCCGGGCGGCGCGGGCGACCACATCGCGCGCGTGCAGGTGCGTTCCCGGACCACGAACGTACGGCCGCCGAAGTGGAGCGAGGAGAAGGTGCCCACCAAGCCGACCTATCGGATACTCCCTTGGTGGTCGGTGACGTCCGGGGACATGCCCCTGGGGGACGGCGCCGGAGTCGGCACCGGGCGGGACACGGGCCGGGACACGGACCGGGACGGGCAGGGGAGTGACCGATGA
- the paaA gene encoding 1,2-phenylacetyl-CoA epoxidase subunit PaaA, with amino-acid sequence MATAAAHQAAGTEPDEAGSPAARSAEQEAAAAHQAVFDAAVAADERIEPRDWMPDAYRASLVRQIAQHAHSEIIGMQPEANWITRAPSLRRKAILMAKVQDEAGHGLYLYSAAETLGTGRDELLDKLHSGRQKYSSIFNYPTLTWADVGAIGWLVDGAAITNQVPLCRCSYGPYARAMVRVCKEESFHQRQGYESLLALSRGTQAQHDMAQDAVDRWWWPSLMMFGPPDDESSHSEQSMTWKIKRHSNDELRQRFVDICVPQAESLGLTLPDPDLVWNESRGHHDFGPIDWTEFWDVLKGNGPCNEQRITQRKRAHDEGAWVRDAAAAYAAKHGKATA; translated from the coding sequence ATGGCGACAGCAGCCGCACATCAGGCGGCGGGGACGGAGCCGGACGAGGCCGGGTCCCCGGCCGCGCGCTCGGCGGAACAGGAAGCCGCCGCGGCGCACCAGGCCGTCTTCGACGCGGCGGTCGCCGCCGACGAGCGCATCGAGCCGCGCGACTGGATGCCGGACGCCTATCGCGCGTCACTGGTCAGGCAGATCGCGCAGCACGCCCACTCCGAGATCATCGGCATGCAGCCGGAGGCCAACTGGATCACCCGCGCCCCCTCCCTGCGGCGCAAGGCGATCCTCATGGCCAAGGTGCAGGACGAGGCCGGGCACGGCCTGTATCTGTACAGCGCCGCCGAGACGCTCGGCACCGGCAGGGACGAGCTGCTCGACAAGCTGCACTCGGGCCGCCAGAAGTACTCATCGATCTTCAACTACCCCACGCTGACCTGGGCGGACGTCGGCGCGATCGGCTGGCTCGTGGACGGCGCCGCGATCACCAACCAGGTCCCCCTGTGCCGCTGTTCCTACGGGCCTTACGCCCGCGCGATGGTCCGCGTCTGCAAGGAGGAGTCCTTCCACCAGCGCCAGGGGTACGAATCGCTGCTCGCCCTCAGCCGCGGCACCCAGGCCCAGCACGACATGGCACAGGACGCGGTGGACCGCTGGTGGTGGCCCTCGCTGATGATGTTCGGCCCGCCCGACGACGAGTCCTCGCACTCCGAGCAGTCGATGACGTGGAAGATCAAGCGCCATTCGAACGACGAGCTGCGCCAGCGCTTCGTGGACATCTGCGTCCCCCAGGCCGAGTCGCTCGGCCTCACCCTCCCGGACCCGGACCTGGTGTGGAACGAGTCGCGCGGGCACCACGACTTCGGCCCGATCGACTGGACCGAGTTCTGGGACGTCCTCAAGGGCAACGGACCCTGTAACGAACAGCGCATCACCCAGCGCAAGCGCGCCCACGACGAGGGCGCCTGGGTCAGGGACGCCGCGGCCGCCTATGCCGCGAAGCACGGAAAGGCGACGGCATGA
- the paaB gene encoding 1,2-phenylacetyl-CoA epoxidase subunit PaaB: MSSSTDWPLWEVFVRSRRGLSHTHAGSLHAPDAEMALRNARDLYTRRSEGVSLWVVPSTEITASSPDEKDSFFEPAGDKPYRHPTFYDIPEGVKHL; encoded by the coding sequence ATGAGCAGCTCGACCGACTGGCCACTGTGGGAGGTGTTCGTGCGCTCCCGCCGCGGGCTCTCGCACACCCACGCGGGCAGCCTGCACGCCCCGGACGCGGAGATGGCCCTGCGCAACGCCCGCGATCTGTACACCCGCAGGAGCGAAGGCGTCTCCCTCTGGGTCGTGCCGTCCACCGAGATCACCGCCTCCTCGCCGGACGAGAAGGACTCCTTCTTCGAACCCGCGGGCGACAAGCCGTATCGCCACCCGACGTTCTACGACATCCCGGAGGGGGTGAAGCACCTGTGA